One window of the Thermoproteales archaeon genome contains the following:
- a CDS encoding MBL fold metallo-hydrolase, protein MVLKRRKKQTKIKILGAGREVGRSAIMIEHKDTRLLFDYGVAIGKEEPSFPLHVSPKSLDAVFLTHAHLDHSGALPFLYISEAKPLYTTVLTLEFSSILIRDFLKISKFYVPFEMIELENMVRHVKLVNYGESISIKDAEIEVIDAGHIPGSCMFKIRLDGLNILYTGDYNTTNTCLLKGADLNVLKDVDILITEGTYANFDHPSRDKIEKIFVEKLKEVLDNGGTVLIPAFAVGRSQEIMCVLAKYDIGYPIYIDGMARAIAELMYHYREYLGNPELFEEAFKRVKIISGWQMRKRAIKRPSIIISPAGMLKGGASVFYMEKIFDNPKNAVFFVSYLIEETPARRIIEEGVFSTRKGVGPVRARIEWFDFSSHISRKGLCDVINALSQHAKIILVHSSEDEGENFISSCIKNTGLKVYFPENGKELIFEK, encoded by the coding sequence ATGGTTTTAAAGAGAAGAAAAAAACAGACGAAGATAAAAATCTTAGGAGCGGGGAGGGAAGTAGGGCGTTCTGCAATTATGATAGAGCATAAAGATACTAGGCTACTTTTCGATTATGGAGTAGCTATCGGCAAAGAAGAGCCTAGTTTTCCACTTCACGTAAGTCCAAAATCATTGGATGCTGTTTTTTTAACTCATGCACATTTAGACCATTCTGGAGCATTGCCATTTCTGTATATAAGCGAAGCAAAACCATTATACACCACCGTGCTTACGCTAGAATTTTCCAGTATCCTTATCAGAGATTTTCTAAAGATATCAAAATTTTACGTACCATTTGAGATGATTGAGCTGGAAAATATGGTTCGCCATGTAAAGCTAGTGAACTATGGCGAATCTATTTCCATTAAAGATGCGGAAATTGAGGTAATTGATGCTGGTCACATACCTGGTAGTTGCATGTTTAAGATTAGATTAGACGGACTAAACATACTATATACTGGGGATTACAATACGACGAATACGTGTCTTCTCAAAGGTGCTGATTTGAACGTGTTAAAAGACGTGGATATTTTAATAACAGAGGGGACATACGCGAATTTCGACCATCCATCTAGAGATAAAATAGAGAAAATTTTCGTAGAAAAGTTGAAAGAAGTACTTGACAATGGGGGTACTGTGCTTATACCCGCTTTTGCGGTTGGGCGGTCGCAGGAAATTATGTGCGTTCTTGCCAAATATGATATTGGGTATCCGATATATATTGATGGAATGGCACGAGCAATAGCAGAACTTATGTATCATTACAGAGAGTATTTGGGGAATCCAGAACTATTTGAAGAGGCTTTTAAACGCGTAAAAATTATTTCTGGATGGCAAATGCGTAAAAGAGCTATAAAGAGGCCGAGTATAATAATTTCTCCGGCAGGAATGTTGAAGGGAGGGGCATCCGTGTTTTATATGGAAAAAATTTTTGATAATCCTAAAAACGCCGTGTTCTTTGTAAGTTATTTAATAGAAGAGACTCCTGCTAGAAGAATTATCGAGGAGGGAGTTTTTTCTACAAGGAAAGGAGTGGGACCTGTTAGGGCAAGAATCGAGTGGTTTGACTTTTCATCTCATATAAGCAGGAAAGGATTATGTGACGTCATAAACGCCTTATCACAACATGCAAAAATTATATTAGTACATAGCAGCGAAGATGAGGGAGAAAATTTCATAAGCTCATGTATTAAAAACACGGGTTTAAAAGTTTATTTTCCCGAAAACGGTAAAGAATTAATATTTGAAAAGTAG
- a CDS encoding DUF1743 domain-containing protein, with the protein MRLIIGIDDVDSPHGMCTTYTGALIAEALNRVNGVSFLDYPYLVRLNPNIPFKTRGNGAVSFSLNIPEYYYDELKELILRIVNESILYGGRKPNPVVVFSKGINHKLKLFYERALSEVVTPEYARKLAERLGIDYFVLRGNDRGIVGALAAIGAHPLHEYTFELLVYRNPRQIKDRKVSYEKIKVLDRKFREVLFANIDFSTDRLLVVPHGPDPVLLGIRSVNPIVLNQIAKNMIDELGDAERWIIYKTNQGTGAHLRKHKNIASLKPYDSCKITGSVLVFPTILRGGHVKVKIRDESGEVDCIFYKETIFLNRVARLLMPGDFVEIGGGVRPASSKHGLTVNAETLRIKKLVLREEIRNPRCPNCNYRMKSAGKNKGFKCPKCGFKSKTITKEKILKARILEPGLYLSSPSAYRHLSKPKRLLGVKLGDERYIINIWHFP; encoded by the coding sequence ATGCGCTTAATCATAGGCATAGACGATGTAGATTCTCCTCATGGAATGTGTACAACGTATACTGGGGCTTTGATAGCAGAGGCTCTCAATAGGGTTAATGGAGTATCCTTTCTTGACTATCCTTATCTAGTAAGGTTAAATCCAAATATACCCTTTAAAACTAGAGGTAATGGTGCGGTATCTTTCAGCTTAAATATTCCTGAATACTATTACGATGAACTAAAAGAGCTCATTTTAAGAATAGTAAACGAATCAATTCTATATGGTGGCCGAAAGCCAAATCCTGTCGTTGTGTTTTCAAAGGGTATCAACCATAAGTTGAAGCTATTTTATGAACGCGCGTTATCCGAAGTTGTAACTCCTGAATACGCGAGAAAATTAGCGGAAAGACTTGGGATTGACTACTTTGTATTAAGGGGAAATGATAGAGGTATAGTGGGTGCTCTTGCAGCTATAGGGGCGCATCCTCTGCATGAATATACGTTTGAATTATTAGTCTATAGAAATCCGAGGCAAATTAAGGATAGAAAAGTTAGCTATGAAAAAATAAAAGTCTTGGATAGGAAATTTAGAGAAGTTTTATTCGCTAACATAGATTTTTCGACAGATAGATTACTCGTTGTGCCTCACGGGCCAGATCCCGTATTGTTAGGGATAAGAAGCGTCAATCCAATAGTCTTGAATCAAATAGCAAAGAATATGATAGATGAATTAGGCGATGCCGAGCGATGGATTATATACAAAACAAATCAGGGAACAGGTGCGCATTTAAGAAAACATAAAAATATTGCATCTCTAAAACCTTATGATTCGTGTAAAATTACCGGGAGTGTGTTAGTTTTTCCAACTATATTGAGAGGAGGTCATGTAAAAGTTAAAATTAGAGACGAAAGCGGAGAAGTGGATTGCATATTTTACAAAGAAACAATTTTTTTAAATCGTGTAGCTAGGCTCTTAATGCCGGGGGATTTTGTTGAAATTGGGGGAGGGGTTAGGCCGGCCAGTAGTAAACATGGTCTTACGGTTAATGCGGAAACATTGAGAATTAAAAAACTAGTATTGAGAGAGGAGATTAGAAATCCAAGGTGTCCCAATTGTAACTATAGAATGAAATCTGCAGGTAAAAATAAAGGATTTAAATGTCCGAAATGTGGTTTTAAATCCAAAACTATTACTAAAGAAAAAATTTTAAAAGCGAGAATCTTAGAGCCTGGTCTTTATCTTTCTTCTCCATCGGCTTATAGACATCTTTCGAAACCTAAGAGATTACTGGGAGTTAAGCTAGGAGACGAGAGATATATTATTAACATTTGGCATTTCCCATAG
- a CDS encoding Lrp/AsnC ligand binding domain-containing protein codes for MKLAYVLISTEIGAEKEVLEHLKTIPEVVEAYIVYGVYDIVVKVAVDEIDHLRDIVTSRIRRFGKVRSTLTMIVVEGFSK; via the coding sequence TTGAAGCTTGCTTATGTGTTGATAAGTACAGAAATAGGGGCTGAAAAGGAGGTTCTGGAGCATCTAAAAACGATACCCGAAGTCGTTGAAGCATATATTGTATATGGAGTATATGATATCGTAGTTAAAGTTGCTGTCGACGAAATAGATCATTTACGCGATATTGTAACGTCGCGGATAAGAAGATTTGGTAAGGTCAGATCAACACTAACCATGATTGTTGTGGAGGGTTTTTCTAAATAA
- a CDS encoding DUF402 domain-containing protein has translation MFIRVRGIYATALTNLFLSNGFNITQPGEIVAKRFSLKRETIPADVTVKDREDKKGIVIIGDKETVKKLASIFKKAFTCSIFKEYSYGIYDCFKGKILRKERGLWIVEIPGGYGFLEYNGKLREGDIVFVHVKKPFLSEPPLLRYGIAVSGKYARLIQYGRVTFSRHIKNKNRRKELMTLSAFLKLENWGIRWRSNANFGKFEDIIAELESLKRKALKIAKLEDEPPCFVSKGDAIFEIIFSLEDKLKLDGIRNEIVSTLKGHHYFKSLQDISSDVFDWLEYVLDCCDKSRVESRAWNRLHSTVENKIILEHERVNGNIIRIHGEIVLKNDQYLKIRREVRSNGLYDGLGIEKRKGDIIFSYIKVGSIFLPHVYYSCRGDLKGMYVNVNLPIERKSSGIYWYVDLGIDVVAEASGKAKIIDQKELEEMLNRKMITSDFYKLIMSKINYIKSRIDDEKSWANIENLITCILNE, from the coding sequence ATGTTTATTAGAGTACGCGGCATATATGCCACGGCACTAACTAACCTTTTTCTTTCTAACGGTTTTAATATTACTCAACCAGGCGAGATAGTTGCCAAAAGATTTTCTCTTAAAAGAGAAACTATACCAGCAGATGTAACTGTAAAAGATAGAGAGGATAAAAAGGGTATAGTAATCATTGGAGATAAAGAAACTGTAAAAAAATTAGCTTCTATTTTTAAAAAAGCCTTTACGTGTAGTATCTTCAAAGAATACTCCTATGGAATATATGATTGTTTTAAAGGAAAAATACTTAGAAAGGAAAGGGGTTTATGGATTGTTGAAATTCCAGGAGGTTATGGTTTTCTAGAATATAATGGTAAGTTAAGGGAAGGAGATATCGTATTTGTACATGTAAAAAAACCATTTTTATCCGAGCCTCCATTATTGAGATATGGAATAGCTGTTTCAGGAAAATATGCAAGACTAATACAATACGGTAGAGTCACCTTTAGCAGACATATAAAAAACAAGAATAGAAGAAAAGAGTTGATGACGCTTAGTGCATTCTTAAAATTGGAAAACTGGGGGATACGTTGGAGAAGCAACGCAAACTTTGGCAAATTCGAGGATATCATTGCCGAACTCGAAAGTTTAAAAAGGAAAGCTTTAAAAATTGCCAAGCTAGAAGACGAACCGCCATGTTTCGTGTCCAAAGGTGATGCAATTTTCGAAATCATTTTCTCACTCGAAGATAAACTTAAACTTGATGGAATTAGGAATGAAATAGTTAGTACGTTAAAGGGGCATCATTACTTTAAATCATTACAAGATATAAGTTCAGATGTTTTTGATTGGTTAGAGTATGTTCTTGACTGTTGCGACAAATCTCGTGTCGAGAGTAGAGCATGGAATAGATTACACAGCACAGTGGAAAATAAAATTATATTAGAGCACGAACGGGTAAACGGGAATATTATAAGAATACATGGTGAAATTGTGCTGAAAAATGATCAGTATCTTAAAATAAGACGAGAAGTCCGTTCTAATGGCTTATATGACGGTTTAGGCATTGAAAAAAGAAAAGGAGATATTATTTTTTCCTATATTAAAGTCGGCTCTATTTTCCTGCCACACGTATATTACAGTTGTAGGGGAGATTTAAAAGGAATGTATGTTAACGTAAATTTACCAATTGAAAGGAAGTCTTCAGGCATTTATTGGTATGTAGACTTAGGAATCGATGTTGTTGCAGAAGCAAGTGGAAAAGCGAAAATAATTGATCAAAAAGAATTAGAAGAAATGCTAAATAGAAAAATGATAACCAGCGATTTTTATAAGCTTATAATGAGCAAGATAAATTACATAAAATCACGTATCGACGATGAAAAATCTTGGGCGAATATTGAAAACTTAATTACTTGTATTCTAAACGAGTAA
- a CDS encoding UPF0147 family protein, which yields MGEEVEQFKQASILLQRVAEDPGVPRNIRRAASEAIKILQRKELSMGLRAANAISVLDEVSQDPNMPLFARTAIWQAISLLEQVRD from the coding sequence ATGGGTGAAGAAGTTGAGCAGTTCAAGCAAGCTAGTATCCTTCTGCAGAGAGTCGCCGAAGACCCAGGGGTTCCTCGTAACATTAGACGTGCAGCTAGCGAAGCAATAAAAATTCTACAGAGAAAAGAATTATCTATGGGGCTAAGAGCAGCAAATGCTATAAGCGTTTTAGATGAAGTATCCCAAGATCCTAATATGCCCCTTTTCGCGCGAACTGCTATATGGCAAGCGATAAGTCTACTGGAACAGGTCAGAGATTAG
- the rimI gene encoding ribosomal protein S18-alanine N-acetyltransferase, with amino-acid sequence MIIRKADKKDLNEIFKIEVSSFKNPYPRQYLEFLMIITPDFFLVAEENNEIIGYVVGIIRKNKTGHIVSIAVSPKHRRKKVGQKLLDAILTKFKKRKLIRVKLEVKTTNIPAISLYLKNGFQIVKRIKEYYPNGEDCYVMEKDL; translated from the coding sequence GTGATCATTCGGAAAGCAGATAAAAAAGACTTAAATGAAATATTTAAGATAGAAGTTTCGTCATTTAAAAATCCGTATCCTCGGCAATATTTAGAATTTTTAATGATAATAACTCCTGACTTTTTTCTAGTGGCAGAAGAAAACAATGAGATAATTGGCTATGTAGTCGGCATTATAAGAAAAAACAAAACTGGCCACATAGTATCTATAGCAGTTTCGCCGAAACATAGAAGAAAAAAGGTGGGTCAAAAGCTACTAGATGCTATACTTACAAAGTTTAAAAAACGAAAATTAATAAGAGTAAAGTTAGAGGTAAAAACTACTAATATCCCAGCTATCAGCCTCTATCTAAAAAACGGTTTCCAAATTGTAAAAAGAATAAAAGAGTATTATCCGAATGGGGAAGATTGCTATGTTATGGAAAAAGATTTATAA